The Bartonella sp. TP genomic sequence AAAGATCTAAGACTCATAATTGAGCTTTCGCACTGCCTAAGCAGCGAGAGCAGCTCCTGCATAGTTGTCGTTTGCAACTACAAGTTTAGCCCGATAACGGCGGTACAATGCCGAGTAAAAGTACAATCTTTAGACCCTTGTCGATCCTGTTTCGCCCCCATAAATAACTTTTTGGTGGAGGCGCCGGGTACCGCCCCCGGGTCCAATAGGCTTATTGCATTGCCAATTTATTACCATAGCTGAAATTATAATCAGCATAGTTAATATAAGCTATTTTTTGCTAATTTGAAAGGGGGTAGCTTTTAAAAGTTTTAACCCAAGTTAGCTCTTGCTCTATGTACCTTTTGCGCTAGCTAACTAAAAACAGATAGATTAATGAAAGCGAAACTTTATGTGTAAATATATAGATGACATAAAAAATTATGATAAAAATCCTGACACAAAGGCGATAGAAAAACTTTCCAGTGATTTGCGTTTGATTATGCAGGATCAAGATGCCCGTTATGTAGCTGTCAGCGATGAAAAAGAATTAGAATTGGTAGCCAAAAATTTTGCTATGGATAAGCTAGATGTTGATATAGAAACGGCAAAAAAAGCTGTGCATGAAGTAGCACAGCTTATGTCTAGTGAAACGAAAAAAAATAGAATAATTTTTTACTATCTAGTAGCAAAGCAATTAGGGAAATTGAAAGCCCTTTATTTATAAAGATCGCTATAGGTTCTAGCATCTGGCATTAACCAGCTAGATATTGCCGCTATTATCATCATAAAGGTTACATAATAGCCGAATACATGGCCATATCCTATATCTTTGAAGTAAAGCGCAACCATGCTAGCAGATCCACCAAAAAGCGCATTAGCTACTGCATGGGAAACATTTACTCCAAGAGCTCGAATAGAGCGTGGATACATTTCGGCTTTAACGATATTGCTAACGGCATAATATAAGGAAGAAATCCATAGCAAGCTGACAATGCAAGCGAAAGCTATCATGCTGTTATGGGTGCGGCCTATAATATTTAACAGTGGAATAATTGTTATTATTGATAATATTGTCCATATGCGCAAGCAGGCACGTGTGCCAATTTTATCACCCAACCAGCCAAACAGCGGTAAACATATCATATATACAAAAAGGGCACCAGTTACTATTGCTTGTGCCGTAGACTTACTAAAGTCGCTTGTTGTGAATAAATATGTACGCATATAGGTCGTAAAAGTATAGAAGGTTAGGGAGCCAGCAGCCGTAAATCCGGAAACCAATAAAAACGTTTTTTTATAGGTAGTAAATAATGTAACTATATTGCCAGTTTCTTTTTGCGTTTTGTCTTCTATTTTTACGGTTTCATGTAGGTAAGACTGAGAAATAAAAGCTAGTATTGAAACTAATCCGCCTAAAAGAAAGGGAATACGCCATCCCCAGTTACGCATTGCCGCTTCTGGCAAGCTTGTGCTTAAAAGATAGACTACAAGACTGGCTATAAGCATACCGCTAACTAAGGTCATAGCCTGAAAGGAAGAAAAGAAACAGCGGCGACCTTTTACCGATGCTTCACTAATATAAGCTGCTATAGAACCGTATTGTCCGCCAGCTGAAAGCCCCTGCAGCATGCGTAAAATAGCAAGTAGCAACGCCCCCCAAGCGCCTATATGCTCGTAAGTCGGCACTAAGCCTGTGAGGAAAGAGGCTAACCCCATAATCGATATTGCGATGAGAATAGACGTACGGCGCCCGTGCTTGTCGGCTAGGCTACCAAATAGCCATCCACCTATAGGGCGCATTAAAAAGCCGACAAAAAATACGCTAGCTGATTTAAGTAGCTCTATTATGATATCCCCATTTGAAGGAAAAAATTGGGATGCGAAATATATAGAAGTGGCAGCATAAATATAAAAATCATACCACTCTATTAAATTTCCAGATGCAGCTATAAGAATGGCTTTAAAGTTACCTACTTTTAGCTCTTCTTGCTCGTTGTTCTTTGTTATTGTCATAAGTTCCCCGTGGTTAAAATTTTTGCTCAAGCTATATCAAAAATATAAAACTGGCAAGCTTGTTAATCATTGACGTCTTGCTTTTATCTATGATAAAAATAATTTTATGCAAGCCTATCTTAAATTATTGCGACATGTGTTAAACAACGGTACATCGAGAAGTGACCGCACTGGCGTTGGCACTAAATCTATATTTGGTTATCAAATGCGGTTTGATTTGGCGCAAGGTTTTCCGCTTTTAACTACAAAAAAAATACATATCCACTCTGTAATAGCAGAACTTTTATGGTTTTTGCGTGGGGATACTAATGTAAAATGGCTGAATAAGCATGGCGTGTCTATCTGGGATGAATGGGCTGACAGAAGTGGCGATTTAGGTAAAATCTATGGTTATCAATGGCGTTCTTGGCCTACAAGTGATGGCGAGCATATTGATCAGATAAAAAATCTTATAGAACAGATAAAAATTAATCCGACCTCACGACGTTTGCTAGTAAGTGCTTGGAATGTAGCTTGTTTAAGCGAAATGGCTCTTCCGCCATGCCATTGTTTGTTTCAGTTTTATGTTGCAGAGGGAAAATTGTCTTGTCAATTGTATCAGCGTTCGGCAGATGTTTTTTTGGGTGTACCATTTAATATAGCTTCTTATGCGTTGCTCACTCTTATGATAGCGCAAATATGCAAGTTAGAAGTTGGCGAATTTATACACAGCTTTGGTGACGTACATCTTTATAATAACCATATTGACCAGGCGCAGTTTCAGCTGCAGCGGCAACCACATCCGTTACCAATTATGCAGTTGAATAAAAATGTTAGCGATATTTTTGCCTTTGATTTTACGGACTTCAACTTGCAAAATTATGTTGCGCATCCACACATAAAGGCTATGGTGGCGGTGTGAAGCCTAGTTTTTCGGCTATTCTGGCTGTTACAAAAAATGGAGTTATTGGCCAGGGTGGCCGTATGCCTTGGCATATGCCAAGTGATTTAAGTAGATTTAAACAGCTAACATCTGGCCATCCTGTTATCATGGGGCGCAAGACTTGGCAAAGCTTGCCCGAGCCTCTTAAGAGCCGAACCAATATTGTAGTAAGTCGCAGTTTGAAGTCTGTAGACAATAGTGGCTCTTCTACGCCAGTTATATTTTGCGATTCTTTGGCCGAAGCAATGGCAGTGTCGGTTGTAGCAGCAGCAGGCTTAAAGACAGAGGAGGTATTTATTATTGGTGGCGAGCAAATTTATAAACAGGCCGCGCCTTATATAAGTAAGCTATATGTTACGATAATATTAGCTTTTTTGGTTGGAGACGCGCATATATTTTTTGGCGATTTTCCTGGTAACTGGGTTCGTAAATTGCGTAAAATTATCCGAAAGGGAGCAAAAGATAGTTATAATAGCGTTTTTGCTATCTATGAGCGTGAATCTTAAATGCAATTAGCTGATTATCGCTATATTTTATTAACTGGTGCTACTGCCAGCGGAAAATCTGCTTTTGCTATGCGCTTAGCCGAACAGTATGATGCGGTGATAATAAATTGTGATTCGATGCAAATTTATAAGGGGCTAGAGATTTTAACTGCTGCACCGCCCGCAGATGCATATTTGCAGGTAGATCATTGTTTATATAGCTATGTAAGTCCTAAGCTAGCTTATAGTGTGGGGGATTGGCTTTCTGATGTAAGTTTTTTGATAAATAAAGTGCCAGCAGCTAGTAAAATTATATTTGTTGGTGGAACGGGACTATATTTTAATGCTCTGTTGGGTAATTTGGCGGTAATTCCTAAACCAGCTGAAGCTATACGAGAAAAATGGCGTGGGAGGTTATTTTCTGAAGGTAGTGAAGAGCTACATAAATTATTGCAGCAACAAGATGCAACATCTGCGCAACGAATCGATGCTGGCGATGGGCATCGTATAGTGCGAGCTTTGGAGGTTTTAGAATCTTCTGGTAAACCTTTGAGTTATTGGCAAGGCTTTAAGCAACCGGCTTTGATCTCACGGGAGCATAGCAAAAAAATTATTTTAAATGTAGAAAGGCAGCTTCTGTATAATAATATTGAAAAACGCTGTGAAGGATTTGTTGCTAATGGTGCGTTGGAGGAAGTACAAAAATTTGCAGATTTGCAGTTAAGCGAGGAGTTGCCTGCTATGCGTGCAATTGGAGTGGTAGAGTTCATGAGTTATTTGGCAAAGAAAAATAGTCTGCAACAAACTTTAGCGCAGATAAAAACACGCACCAAGCAATATGCGAAAAGGCAATTGACGTGGCAGCGGCATCAATTAGATCTTAGTTGGCAGCGTTTTGAAGTATAATTTGTTTATTTTATTTGCAAATCATGCTAGAAATGGCTTTTTATAACAAGCTCAATGAAATAAGATATGCAACTTTCAGTAAAACAAGAACTCGCCTTGAAAGAGGTAGAGAGTTGGTTTAAAAAAAAACAAAAGCCTATATTTAGGCTATTTGGTTATGCTGGTACCGGAAAGACTACCCTTGCTAAATATTTTGCCTCTACTATAGGTGAAAAAGTGCGCTTTGCAGCATATACTGGTAAGGCTGCTCAAGTGTTGCGTTCTAAAGGAGCATACGGGGCGTCTACTATACATTCATTGATTTATCGGCCTACGGGATTGACTGAAGTAGCGGATGAAGTAAATGGTCAAAAAATGACAGAACCGAGTTTTGTTTTAAATCGCGATAGTGACATTTTAAAAGCCAGATTGGTTGTTATTGATGAATGTTCTATGGTAGATCAAAAATTGGGGCAGGATTTGCTTAGTTTTGGTGTGCCAATTTTGGTTTTAGGGGATCCGGGGCAATTGCCACCCATTGGTGGCGGTGGATTTTTTACTAATCATAAGCCAGACATACAGCTAGAAGAGATCTTTAGGCAAGCGCAAGATAATATGATTTTGCATTTTTCCAAATTGGCTAGAGAGGGGCAGCCAATGGATTATGGAGATTACGGCGATGTTAAAATTATTAAGCGACAAGAAATAACTGCAAGCATGGTGCTTGCTGCAGATCAGGTGCTTATTGGCACTCATAAAACTAGAAGGTTATATAATAAACGTATTCGTGAGTTATTAGGTTTTTCTACCGATTTGCCAGCTGCTGGCGATAAGTTAGTGGCACAACGAAATAATGCTGCTAAAGGGCTGATGAATGGTTCTTGTTGGAAAGTCTTGCAAGCTGGTATTATGTCTGGTAAGCCATATATGAATTTATTAATAAAAGCAGAGGATGAGCCACAAAAATCAGTAAAAGTAAAATTGCTAAAAGAAAGCTTTATTAATCCTTTGATAGATATTCCGTGGCAATTAAAAAAGCGCTATGATGATTTTGAATATGGCTACGCCTTAACAGTTCATAAGGCTCAGGGATCGCAGTGGGATAATATTTTACTTTTTGATGAAAGCTACGCTTTTCGAGAGGATAAAGAAAAATGGCTTTACACTGCGATAACGAGAGCAGCAAAAACACTTACTATAGTGAGATAATTATATGGTTGCGCAACAAACAACTTTATCCGTGAATTTAAATGCTATAGCTTTATTAAGAAATAGAAGAAATTTGCCTTGGCCTGATATGCTTGACCTAGCACGTATAGCACTGAAGGCTGGTGCTAGCGGGATAACAGTACATCCGCGGCCGGATGAGCGACATATACGTTATGCAGATATTGAGTTGTTGGCGAATTTTTTAAAAGTTGAATTTCCGGCTGCTCAGTTTAATATTGAAGGCTTTCCTAGTGTAGAATTTTTAGAGCTTGCTATGCCGTATGCACAGCAAATAACTCTGGTGCCAGACGATCCGCACCAAAATACTTCAGATCATGGATGGGATATAGAGCAACAAATAGCTGTATTAGTGCCTATAATACAGCATATTAAGCAAAAACCTATTAAAGTTTCAGTTTTTCTTGATGCAGGTGCAACGGGTCATAACAAATTAGCAGCCATAGGTGTAGATAGTATAGAATTATATACTGGTTCTTATGCCGCTTGTTATAATAATGAAGCTGCAGCTAATTTTGCCGTAGAAGCCTTGGCTAGCACAGCGCATGCCGCTAAGTTAGCAGGGTTAGCTGTAAATGCGGGCCATGATCTAACGGTAGAAAATTTGCCGTTGTTATTAGATAAAGTTAATAAAATCAGTGAAGTTTCTATAGGCCATGCTTTAACAGCAGATGCGTTGCTTTATGGAATGGAGCGTGCTGTGGGGCGTTTTTTGGCAGTACTTAACTGATTGGTGGGTGATACAGGGATCGAACCTGTGACCCGCTGATTAAGAGTCAGCTGCTCTACCATCTGAGCTAATCACCCACAGATATAATGTATAGATAATCCTGTTGGTTTTGTCTATAGTGTATAAGAAAAATATTTGTTATAATAATAATGTGATATATTTATTACTAATGTAGTTTAATAAAGAGACATATTAATGCAATCCTTACTAGGCGCAGACACAATTATGGGTTTGCTAACCTTAACTATACTTGAGTTAGTATTAGGTATAGATAATTTAGTTTTTATATCATTATTGGCGGAAAAGCTGCCACCAGAGATAGCGCGCAAAGCTAGTATCACTGGGCTGTCTTGCGCTCTTATTATGCGTATAATTTTGCTTTTATGCATTGGCTGGGCCGTTGGATTAACTAAACCTTTATTTACTATTTTTGGTTTGCCATTTGCGGCGCGTAATTTAATAATGTTATTTGGCGGTGCTTTTTTGTTGGCTAAGGGCACTATGGAGCTGCACGAAAGGCTAGAGGGCGATATAGCCAAACGGCAATTAAATAGCGGTAAGGCTGTTTTTTGGCAGGTTATAGCTCAGATAGTTGTGTTAGACGCTATATTTTCACTAGATAGCATCATTACCGCCGTGGGTATTGTGCATCATATTCCTATAATGATAATTGCTGTTAGTATAGCTATGGCGCTTATGATGTTGGCATCGAAGCCCTTAATGGGGTTTGTAAATAAGCATCCCACGGTAGTTATGCTGTGCTTAGGCTTTTTGATGATGATAGGATTTAGCTTGGTGGTAGAGGGGTTTGGCTTTCATATACCAAAGGGCTACTTGTATGCAGCTATAAGTTTCTCTATTATAATAGAGGGGTTAAACCAACTTGCGCAATATAGTAGAAAAAAACAAGCAACGAATAGTAATGATTTGCGCTCTCGTACGGCAGATATGGTCTTGCGTCTTTTGGGCGGAGTTAGAGGTGAGGATTCCTCTAACTTAGGTGAAAATACGGATATGATAGCTGAACACAGCGTAGCCGGACAGGTGTTTAAACCTGAAGAAAAAGAAATGATACGTGGGGTGTTAGATTTAGCGGATCGACCTGTGCGCTCTATTATGTCGCCTCGTAACGAAATTGAGTGGCTTGATTTGAGCGGTGATGAGCAGCAGATGCGACAGACTATTGCCAACTTTAAACATAGCCGAGTAATTTTGGCGCGTGACAAGGTGGACGAATTTGTAGGTGTAGCATTAACAAAAGATTTAGTGACCGCTTGGCTAGACGGTAAAAAAATAAGCTGGAAAAAGTTTATGAGGCAGCCTTTAGTTGTGCACGAAAATACAAATGTTTTGAGCTTAATGGAAAAAATGCGACAAGCACCAGTACAAATGGCCATAATTGTAGATGAGCATGGATCTTTTGAAGGTGTAGCAACGCCTACAGATATTTTTGAAGCTATAACAGGTGACTTCCTGCGTGAAGATGATGAGCAGGTAGTTATAGAGCAGAGT encodes the following:
- a CDS encoding DUF2853 family protein, which translates into the protein MCKYIDDIKNYDKNPDTKAIEKLSSDLRLIMQDQDARYVAVSDEKELELVAKNFAMDKLDVDIETAKKAVHEVAQLMSSETKKNRIIFYYLVAKQLGKLKALYL
- a CDS encoding thymidylate synthase — translated: MQAYLKLLRHVLNNGTSRSDRTGVGTKSIFGYQMRFDLAQGFPLLTTKKIHIHSVIAELLWFLRGDTNVKWLNKHGVSIWDEWADRSGDLGKIYGYQWRSWPTSDGEHIDQIKNLIEQIKINPTSRRLLVSAWNVACLSEMALPPCHCLFQFYVAEGKLSCQLYQRSADVFLGVPFNIASYALLTLMIAQICKLEVGEFIHSFGDVHLYNNHIDQAQFQLQRQPHPLPIMQLNKNVSDIFAFDFTDFNLQNYVAHPHIKAMVAV
- a CDS encoding TerC family protein, with product MQSLLGADTIMGLLTLTILELVLGIDNLVFISLLAEKLPPEIARKASITGLSCALIMRIILLLCIGWAVGLTKPLFTIFGLPFAARNLIMLFGGAFLLAKGTMELHERLEGDIAKRQLNSGKAVFWQVIAQIVVLDAIFSLDSIITAVGIVHHIPIMIIAVSIAMALMMLASKPLMGFVNKHPTVVMLCLGFLMMIGFSLVVEGFGFHIPKGYLYAAISFSIIIEGLNQLAQYSRKKQATNSNDLRSRTADMVLRLLGGVRGEDSSNLGENTDMIAEHSVAGQVFKPEEKEMIRGVLDLADRPVRSIMSPRNEIEWLDLSGDEQQMRQTIANFKHSRVILARDKVDEFVGVALTKDLVTAWLDGKKISWKKFMRQPLVVHENTNVLSLMEKMRQAPVQMAIIVDEHGSFEGVATPTDIFEAITGDFLREDDEQVVIEQSKDGSWLVEAFVDIRYLSGVLNTDLVDEGDRYTTLAGYMLWHFGHIPVKDESFEADGFYFVVIEMEQRNISQVRITPIGLLSDTADSKSRS
- the miaA gene encoding tRNA (adenosine(37)-N6)-dimethylallyltransferase MiaA; the protein is MQLADYRYILLTGATASGKSAFAMRLAEQYDAVIINCDSMQIYKGLEILTAAPPADAYLQVDHCLYSYVSPKLAYSVGDWLSDVSFLINKVPAASKIIFVGGTGLYFNALLGNLAVIPKPAEAIREKWRGRLFSEGSEELHKLLQQQDATSAQRIDAGDGHRIVRALEVLESSGKPLSYWQGFKQPALISREHSKKIILNVERQLLYNNIEKRCEGFVANGALEEVQKFADLQLSEELPAMRAIGVVEFMSYLAKKNSLQQTLAQIKTRTKQYAKRQLTWQRHQLDLSWQRFEV
- a CDS encoding MFS transporter, with the protein product MTITKNNEQEELKVGNFKAILIAASGNLIEWYDFYIYAATSIYFASQFFPSNGDIIIELLKSASVFFVGFLMRPIGGWLFGSLADKHGRRTSILIAISIMGLASFLTGLVPTYEHIGAWGALLLAILRMLQGLSAGGQYGSIAAYISEASVKGRRCFFSSFQAMTLVSGMLIASLVVYLLSTSLPEAAMRNWGWRIPFLLGGLVSILAFISQSYLHETVKIEDKTQKETGNIVTLFTTYKKTFLLVSGFTAAGSLTFYTFTTYMRTYLFTTSDFSKSTAQAIVTGALFVYMICLPLFGWLGDKIGTRACLRIWTILSIITIIPLLNIIGRTHNSMIAFACIVSLLWISSLYYAVSNIVKAEMYPRSIRALGVNVSHAVANALFGGSASMVALYFKDIGYGHVFGYYVTFMMIIAAISSWLMPDARTYSDLYK
- a CDS encoding dihydrofolate reductase, which produces MKPSFSAILAVTKNGVIGQGGRMPWHMPSDLSRFKQLTSGHPVIMGRKTWQSLPEPLKSRTNIVVSRSLKSVDNSGSSTPVIFCDSLAEAMAVSVVAAAGLKTEEVFIIGGEQIYKQAAPYISKLYVTIILAFLVGDAHIFFGDFPGNWVRKLRKIIRKGAKDSYNSVFAIYERES
- a CDS encoding pyridoxine 5'-phosphate synthase; amino-acid sequence: MVAQQTTLSVNLNAIALLRNRRNLPWPDMLDLARIALKAGASGITVHPRPDERHIRYADIELLANFLKVEFPAAQFNIEGFPSVEFLELAMPYAQQITLVPDDPHQNTSDHGWDIEQQIAVLVPIIQHIKQKPIKVSVFLDAGATGHNKLAAIGVDSIELYTGSYAACYNNEAAANFAVEALASTAHAAKLAGLAVNAGHDLTVENLPLLLDKVNKISEVSIGHALTADALLYGMERAVGRFLAVLN
- a CDS encoding ATP-dependent RecD-like DNA helicase; the encoded protein is MQLSVKQELALKEVESWFKKKQKPIFRLFGYAGTGKTTLAKYFASTIGEKVRFAAYTGKAAQVLRSKGAYGASTIHSLIYRPTGLTEVADEVNGQKMTEPSFVLNRDSDILKARLVVIDECSMVDQKLGQDLLSFGVPILVLGDPGQLPPIGGGGFFTNHKPDIQLEEIFRQAQDNMILHFSKLAREGQPMDYGDYGDVKIIKRQEITASMVLAADQVLIGTHKTRRLYNKRIRELLGFSTDLPAAGDKLVAQRNNAAKGLMNGSCWKVLQAGIMSGKPYMNLLIKAEDEPQKSVKVKLLKESFINPLIDIPWQLKKRYDDFEYGYALTVHKAQGSQWDNILLFDESYAFREDKEKWLYTAITRAAKTLTIVR